One Patescibacteria group bacterium DNA window includes the following coding sequences:
- the def gene encoding peptide deformylase, whose product MATIFKLVTLPDARLRQKSELIPESRIHEPTFVRYLDNLIATMWHADGIGIASVQIGEMIRAVVITRGDEPIVLINPEISYRSLRRQSSEEGCLSVPGFFGPVRRNYRVRVRALDRKGAPIMLDASGLLARIIQHEVDHTNGILFVDRTRKVYATN is encoded by the coding sequence TTTTAAACTCGTGACCCTGCCAGACGCACGGCTGCGGCAAAAATCGGAACTCATACCAGAATCACGCATTCACGAACCAACTTTCGTACGATATCTCGATAACCTCATTGCCACCATGTGGCATGCTGACGGCATCGGTATCGCCAGTGTGCAAATTGGTGAAATGATTCGCGCCGTCGTCATTACTCGCGGTGATGAGCCAATAGTTCTCATAAACCCCGAAATTAGTTACCGATCACTACGACGGCAAAGTTCTGAGGAAGGTTGCTTATCAGTACCAGGTTTTTTTGGTCCGGTGCGACGCAACTACCGCGTACGAGTAAGGGCGCTCGACCGAAAAGGAGCTCCAATCATGCTCGACGCTTCCGGATTACTTGCTCGAATTATTCAGCACGAAGTCGATCACACCAACGGCATACTTTTTGTTGATAGAACTCGCAAAGTGTACGCCACAAACTAA